The following coding sequences lie in one Candidatus Dadabacteria bacterium genomic window:
- a CDS encoding nuclease-related domain-containing protein, translating into MARMIPAYIADDKTSLAERRIFSQLKDDPDTAEWTVLHPLELARRGKKKPYGEIDFVVIMPGEGIICLEIKGGGISCEEGQWKTTNRHGQEFLLKKSPFAQARDSMYALRNSIMEHFGEGSRESRCPIGYGVVFPDAHCPPLTPEFERSDVIDFSDLRDRPISYCVLNIARKRLREFQPRGERPVPAHTEAKRISGFLRPDFERVAAKAAWLEEAEENLLRLTEEQYEIIDQLEDNPRCL; encoded by the coding sequence ATGGCGAGGATGATCCCAGCATATATTGCCGATGACAAAACCAGCCTGGCTGAACGCAGGATATTCTCACAGCTGAAGGATGACCCTGACACCGCAGAGTGGACTGTCCTTCACCCGCTTGAACTCGCGCGCAGGGGAAAGAAAAAACCATATGGAGAGATAGACTTCGTGGTGATCATGCCCGGAGAGGGAATTATCTGTCTTGAGATCAAGGGCGGCGGAATCTCCTGCGAGGAGGGGCAATGGAAAACGACTAACCGCCACGGGCAGGAATTTCTCCTTAAGAAAAGTCCCTTCGCGCAGGCCAGGGATTCAATGTACGCGCTGCGGAACTCGATAATGGAGCATTTCGGGGAGGGTTCGCGCGAATCGCGATGCCCGATCGGGTACGGGGTTGTTTTCCCCGACGCGCACTGCCCTCCGCTCACGCCTGAATTCGAGCGCTCAGACGTCATCGATTTCTCAGACCTGAGGGACCGCCCGATATCTTACTGCGTCCTGAATATCGCGCGGAAGAGGCTTAGGGAATTTCAGCCGCGCGGGGAGAGACCCGTGCCCGCGCACACGGAGGCGAAGAGAATCAGCGGTTTTCTGCGGCCGGATTTCGAACGGGTTGCGGCGAAGGCAGCCTGGCTTGAAGAGGCGGAGGAGAATCTGCTCAGGCTTACCGAGGAACAGTACGAAATAATAGACCAGCTTGAAGACAATCCGCGCTGCCT